One genomic segment of Theobroma cacao cultivar B97-61/B2 chromosome 6, Criollo_cocoa_genome_V2, whole genome shotgun sequence includes these proteins:
- the LOC18596344 gene encoding probable serine incorporator has product MWAASCLASCCAACACDACRTVVSGISRRSARIAYCGLFALSLIVSWILREVAAPLMEKLPWINHFHKTPNREWFETDAVLRVSLGNFLFFTILSFLMIGVKNQRDPRDGLHHGGWMMKVICWFILVILMFFVPNEIISFYETISKFGSGLFLLVQVVLLLDFVHGWNDKWVGYDEQFWYVALFVVSLVCYLGTLGFSGLLFHWFTPSGQDCGLNTFFIVMTLIVVLLFAIVALHPAVGGSILPASVISLYCMYLCYSGLASEPRDYECNGLHKHSKAISTGTLTFGLLTTVLSVVYSAVRAGSSTTLLSPPSSPRAGAGKSLLPLDKADEQEEKDKNKPVTYSYAFFHIIFSLASMYSAMLLTGWSTSVGESGKLVDVGWPSVWVRIITGWATAGLYIWSLIAPILFPEREF; this is encoded by the exons ATGTGGGCTGCTTCATGCCTTGCATCGTGTTGTGCGGCATGCGCATGCGATGCGTGCCGCACTGTGGTTTCGGGGATTAGCAGGAGGTCTGCAAGGATCGCCTACTGTGGTCTCTTTGCCCTTTCTTTGATTGTTTCCTGGATCCTTCGTGAGGTTGCCGCCCCTCTCATGGAGAAGCTCCCTT GGATCAATCATTTTCACAAAACACCTAACAGGGAATGGTTTGAAACAGACGCGGTGCTAAGGGTTAGCTTGGgaaattttctgtttttcacTATCCTGTCATTTTTAATGATTGGCGTGAAAAACCAGAGGGATCCTCGTGATGGTTTGCACCATGGTGGATGGATGATGAAAGTCATCTGCTGGTTCATTTTAGTGATCTTAATGTTTTTTGTTCCAAATGAGATTATCAGCTTCTATG AGACAATATCAAAGTTTGGCTCAGGACTGTTTCTTTTGGTTCAAGTTGTACTGTTACTTGACTTTGTTCATGGATGGAATGACAAATGGGTTGGATATGATGAGCAGTTCTG GTACGTTGCGCTGTTTGTTGTTTCACTTGTTTGTTATTTGGGTACATTGGGCTTCTCTGGACTTCTCTTCCACTGGTTCACACCATCTGGACAGGATTGTGGGCTCAATACATTCTTTATTGTGATGACCTTGATTGTTGTTCTTTTGTTTGCCATAGTTGCACTGCATCCTGCA GTTGGTGGTAGCATTTTGCCAGCTTCAGTTATATCACTGTACTGCATGTACCTTTGCTACAGTGGGCTTGCAAGTGAACCAAGAGATTATGAATGCAATGGTCTTCACAAGCATTCTAAAGCAATTTCTACTGGCACCCTGACGTTTGGTCTGCTTACCACTGTCCTATCAGTTGTCTATTCTGCTGTTCGTGCTGGGTCCTCTACGACTCTGCTCTCCCCACCAAGTTCACCTCGTGCAG GTGCTGGAAAGTCTTTGCTTCCATTGGACAAAGCAGATGAGCAGGAAGAAAAGGATAAGAATAAGCCAGTGACATATTCATACGCCTTCTTCCACATCATCTTTTCTCTGGCAAGTATGTATTCAGCAATGCTTTTGACTGGATGGTCAACCTCAGTTGGGGAGAGCGGGAAGTTGGTGGATGTGGGGTGGCCATCTGTTTGGGTCCGGATTATAACTGGGTGGGCAACTGCAGGTCTTTATATCTGGTCTCTGATTGCTCCTATTCTGTTCCCAGAGAGGGAATTCTAA
- the LOC18596345 gene encoding uncharacterized protein LOC18596345: protein MVLDGIVSSPHRRSGSIRKQFQKDELGSWSTLVHRHRFLLTALGLLAFLCTIYLYFAVTLGATADTCSGLTGTQKATCKLQHARSTLSHGKLKFL, encoded by the coding sequence ATGGTTCTGGACGGCATTGTATCTTCTCCCCATCGGAGGTCAGGATCAATCAGGAAGCAATTCCAAAAAGATGAGTTGGGCAGCTGGTCAACACTTGTTCATAGGCATAGATTTCTCTTAACAGCTTTGGGACTCTTAGCATTCCTCTGTACCATCTACCTTTACTTTGCAGTTACTTTAGGGGCCACCGCTGATACATGCTCTGGGTTGACAGGAACACAGAAAGCAACATGTAAACTGCAGCATGCAAGGTCAACTCTGTCCCATGGAAAGCTGAAATTCCTTTAG